The sequence below is a genomic window from Halolamina litorea.
GTCCAACTGACCGGCGAGCGCGCGGAGCCGTCGGTCTTCCTCGACCGCGACGGCCTCGTTCGGGACTACAACCGGGCCGCGGAGTCGCTGTTCCCGGCGCTCGCCGGCTCGGTCGGCGAGCCGATCGAGTCGACCGTCGCGCCGCTGGCCTCCCGGGTCGACGACCCCGGGGTGGTGTCGGTCGACGACGACGGCGACGGCGACCGGTACTTCCAGATCGCCTCCACCGCGTTCACCTCCGGCGGGGTCACGACCGGGCGGCTGGTAACGCTGACCGACGTGACCGAACGGGAGCGCTACCGCCGCCGGCTGGAGGAGAAGACCGAACAGCTCGAGGCGCTCAATCGGGTCGTCCGCCACGACATCCGCAACGACATGGCCGTCATCAACGGCTGGGCCGGGACGCTCCACGAGCACGTCGACGAGGAGGGTGACGAGGCGCTCGAACGCGTGCTCCGGAAGTCCGAGCACGTGATCGAACTCACCGAGACCGTCCGGGATTTCGTGGAGTCCCTCTCCGGGGAGGCCGTCTTCGAGCCCGAACCGACCGACCTCCATCGCCACCTCGACACCGAGGTCGCGGCCACCCGGGAGACGTTCCCGGAGGCGACGATCCGCGTCGACGGCGACCTCCCGACCGTGACGGTGCTGGCGAGCGAGATGCTCTCCTCGGTGTTCCGGAACCTCCTCGAGAACGCGGTTCGCCACAACGACAGCGACGCCCCCGAGGTCACGGTCAGCGCCGTCGACGCCGGCGACACCGTCCGCGTCCGGATCGCAGACAACGGCCCGGGCGTCCCCGACGAGCAGAAGGAGACCGTCTTCGGCAAGGGTGAGAAGGGCCTCGACAGCCCCGGTTCGGGGATCGGCCTCTACCTCGTCCACACGCTGACGGAGGGGTTCGGGGGGCGCGTCTGGATCGAGGACAACGAGCCTCGGGGCGCCGTCTTCGTCGTTGAACTGCCGAAAGCCGACGACGCCTGAGTCGGACGGTCGCCGGCGCTACTCGTCGTCGTAAGCGGAGAGGAGAGTAGCGAGATGTCTCCCTATTCGGTCGCCGGCGCTACTCGTCCTCTCCGGTCTTGATGTCCGCGCTCAGGCCCTGTGCCATCTCGATCTCCTTCGAGTTGTTCAGGGTCCACGCAGTGCGCTCGGTGACGGCCTCGATGACCTCGCGGGCCGAGGGGTAGCCGTTGCCGGACTTCTTGACGCCGCCGAAGGGGAGTTGGACCTCCGCGCCGATACAGGGGAGGTTCCCGTAGGCGAGGCCGACCTCAGCGTTGTCGCGGTAGTAGTTGATCTGTCGGTAGTCCTCCGAGATGATCGCGCCGGAGAGGCCGTACTCGGTGTCGTTCTGGATCTCGACGGCCTCCTCGATGTCGCCGCTGTACTTCAGCAGGGCGACGTGCGGGCCGAAGACCTCCTCGTGGGTACAGCGCAGGTCCTCGTAGGGGTCGGCCTCGTAGACGAACGGGCCGACCCAGTGGCCGTCCTCGTGGCCCTCCGGGATCTCGCTGTCGTCGAGCTCCTCGCGGTCGACGAGCACGTTCACGCCCTCGTCCTTGGCGAGTTGGTTGTAACGCGAGACCTTCTCCTCGTGTTCGGTCTCGATCAGCGGGCCCATGAACGTGTTCTCGTCGAGGGGATCGCCGACGGCGACCTTCTTCGCGTTCTCGACGAAGCGCGTCTTGAACTCGTCGTACACGTCCTCGTGAACCACGAGACGCTCGGAGGAGACACAGCGCTGGCCGGTCGTCTTGAAGGAGGACATCGTCGCCGCGTGGACGGCGATGTCGAGGTCGGCGTTCTCGGTGATCACGATGTTGTTCTTCCCGCCCATCTCACAGGCCGCGAGCTTCCCCGGCTCGCCGCCGACCTTCGAGGCGATCTCGTGGCCGACCTCGGCGCTGCCGGTGAAGAGGACCGTATCGACGCGGCTGTCCTCGGTGATGGCGGCGCCGGCGTCGCCGAAGCCCTGCACCATGTTGAACACGCCGTCCGGGAGGCCGGCGTCCTCGAACATCTCGGCGATGACCTGCCCGCACCACGGCGTCTGCTCGGCGGGCTTCCAGACGACGGTGTTGCCCTCGACCAGCGTGACGGCCATGTGCCAGAACGGGATGGCGACCGGGAAGTTCCACGGCGTCACGCAGCCGACGACGCCGCGGGGTTTGCGCCGCATGTAGGCGTCCTTGGCGGCGATTTCGGAGGGGACCACGTCGCCGTTGGGGTGCCGGGCGTCGCCGGCGGCCCACTCGACCATGTGCCAGGCCTCGGTCACGTCGGCTTTCCCCTCGGAGATCTCCTTGCCACACTCCTTGGAGACGATCTCGCCGAGTTCCTCGTGGCGCTCCTTGAGTTCGTGGTAGATGTCCCAGAGGTACTCCGCGCGCTCGATGCGGGAGAGCGAGCGCCACTCGTCGAAGGCGTCCTCGGCGGCCGCAAGCGCCTCGTCCACGTCGGCTTCGGTGCCGCGCTGGAACGTCCCGAGGCTCTC
It includes:
- a CDS encoding sensor histidine kinase — protein: MQLVFLAHVGVFALAAVGCLVSVPRALEIRHPRTRQGMVGLLLSVTLWAGGYVGYLLAPSDWLRAAFYTLGFVFAFVAVAAWFFFCAAYTGRPPERMPYRRLLVGAFLALTALKLFNPYHHLYFTTAWTVEPFPHLAINHGLLYWIVLGLSYAVTAVGFFMLVERFEQTGADSQPLLVLAVVTAVPAVATVIGEQVDWLLPLMYEPPGVAVFSIGTLFVYFRRFEAVQLTGERAEPSVFLDRDGLVRDYNRAAESLFPALAGSVGEPIESTVAPLASRVDDPGVVSVDDDGDGDRYFQIASTAFTSGGVTTGRLVTLTDVTERERYRRRLEEKTEQLEALNRVVRHDIRNDMAVINGWAGTLHEHVDEEGDEALERVLRKSEHVIELTETVRDFVESLSGEAVFEPEPTDLHRHLDTEVAATRETFPEATIRVDGDLPTVTVLASEMLSSVFRNLLENAVRHNDSDAPEVTVSAVDAGDTVRVRIADNGPGVPDEQKETVFGKGEKGLDSPGSGIGLYLVHTLTEGFGGRVWIEDNEPRGAVFVVELPKADDA
- a CDS encoding aldehyde dehydrogenase family protein, whose product is MSSDTYQQYIDGEWVDGTGSETFTSENPATGESLGTFQRGTEADVDEALAAAEDAFDEWRSLSRIERAEYLWDIYHELKERHEELGEIVSKECGKEISEGKADVTEAWHMVEWAAGDARHPNGDVVPSEIAAKDAYMRRKPRGVVGCVTPWNFPVAIPFWHMAVTLVEGNTVVWKPAEQTPWCGQVIAEMFEDAGLPDGVFNMVQGFGDAGAAITEDSRVDTVLFTGSAEVGHEIASKVGGEPGKLAACEMGGKNNIVITENADLDIAVHAATMSSFKTTGQRCVSSERLVVHEDVYDEFKTRFVENAKKVAVGDPLDENTFMGPLIETEHEEKVSRYNQLAKDEGVNVLVDREELDDSEIPEGHEDGHWVGPFVYEADPYEDLRCTHEEVFGPHVALLKYSGDIEEAVEIQNDTEYGLSGAIISEDYRQINYYRDNAEVGLAYGNLPCIGAEVQLPFGGVKKSGNGYPSAREVIEAVTERTAWTLNNSKEIEMAQGLSADIKTGEDE